One Urocitellus parryii isolate mUroPar1 chromosome 9, mUroPar1.hap1, whole genome shotgun sequence DNA segment encodes these proteins:
- the Rab29 gene encoding ras-related protein Rab-7L1 isoform X1, giving the protein MGSRDHLFKVLVVGDAAVGKTSLVQRYSQDSFSKHYKSTVGVDFALKVLQWSDTEMVRLQLWDIAGQERFTSMTRLYYRDASACVVMFDVTNATTFSNSQRWKQDLDSKITLPNGEPLPCLLLANKCDLSPWAVSRDQIDRFSKENGFTGWTETSVKENKNINEAMRVLIEKMMSNSKEDSMSLSTQGNYINLQTKSSSSWTCC; this is encoded by the exons ATGGGCAGCCGAGATCACCTGTTCAAAGTGCTGGTGGTGGGGGACGCCGCAGTGGGCAAGACGTCGCTGGTCCAGCGATATTCCCAGGACAGCTTCAGCAAACACTACAAATCCACCGTGGGAG TGGATTTTGCTCTGAAGGTTCTCCAGTGGTCTGACACCGAGATGGTACGGCTCCAGCTGTGGGATATTGCAG GGCAGGAGCGTTTCACATCCATGACACGACTATACTATCGAGATGCCTCCGCCTGTGTTGTTATGTTTGATGTTACCAACGCCACTACCTTCAGCAACAGCCAGAGGTGGAAACAGGACCTGGACAGCAAGATCACACTGCCCAATGGGGAACCTCTGCCCTGTCTGCTCTTGGCCAACAAG TGTGATCTGTCCCCTTGGGCAGTAAGCCGGGACCAGATTGACCGGTTCAGTAAAGAGAATGGTTTCACAGGTTGGACAGAAACATCAGTCAAGgagaacaaaaatattaatgaagCCATGAG aGTCCTCATTGAAAAGATGATGAGCAATTCCAAAGAAGACAGTATGTCTTTGTCCACCCAAGGGAACTACATCAATCTACAAACCAAGTCCTCTTCCAGCTGGACCTGCTGCTAG
- the Rab29 gene encoding ras-related protein Rab-7L1 isoform X2, with translation MTRLYYRDASACVVMFDVTNATTFSNSQRWKQDLDSKITLPNGEPLPCLLLANKCDLSPWAVSRDQIDRFSKENGFTGWTETSVKENKNINEAMRVLIEKMMSNSKEDSMSLSTQGNYINLQTKSSSSWTCC, from the exons ATGACACGACTATACTATCGAGATGCCTCCGCCTGTGTTGTTATGTTTGATGTTACCAACGCCACTACCTTCAGCAACAGCCAGAGGTGGAAACAGGACCTGGACAGCAAGATCACACTGCCCAATGGGGAACCTCTGCCCTGTCTGCTCTTGGCCAACAAG TGTGATCTGTCCCCTTGGGCAGTAAGCCGGGACCAGATTGACCGGTTCAGTAAAGAGAATGGTTTCACAGGTTGGACAGAAACATCAGTCAAGgagaacaaaaatattaatgaagCCATGAG aGTCCTCATTGAAAAGATGATGAGCAATTCCAAAGAAGACAGTATGTCTTTGTCCACCCAAGGGAACTACATCAATCTACAAACCAAGTCCTCTTCCAGCTGGACCTGCTGCTAG